The following are from one region of the Mesorhizobium sp. B2-8-5 genome:
- a CDS encoding YoaK family protein, which yields MAGEAEDNKAATLPLLLSFNGGYVDTAGFLALQGLFTAHVTGNFVTLGASLALGTSGAFAKLLALPVFCFMVILSRLLSYPLQSRKLPVFRSLLAIKLLLLTAGAILAIRLGPFPDGNSWAAIVTGMVLVSAMAVQNAAHRVHLPSAPPSTLMTGTTTQIMLDLADLIHGALPESMAASRSRLARMSVAVFVFALGCGTAALLYSQVGMWCFALPPIVAIVPLVMQESAPATVQ from the coding sequence ATGGCGGGCGAAGCCGAGGACAACAAGGCGGCCACGCTGCCGCTGCTGCTTAGCTTCAATGGAGGCTATGTCGATACCGCGGGCTTCCTGGCGCTGCAGGGACTGTTCACGGCGCATGTCACCGGCAATTTCGTCACGCTCGGCGCTTCGCTGGCGCTTGGCACGTCAGGCGCCTTTGCAAAACTTCTGGCTTTGCCGGTCTTCTGCTTCATGGTTATCCTTAGCCGACTTCTATCGTATCCGTTACAAAGCCGGAAGCTGCCGGTCTTCCGGTCATTGTTGGCAATCAAACTGTTGCTGCTGACGGCAGGTGCGATCCTGGCAATCCGCCTTGGCCCGTTCCCCGACGGAAACAGCTGGGCCGCCATCGTCACCGGCATGGTGCTGGTTTCGGCCATGGCGGTGCAGAATGCCGCGCATCGCGTCCATCTTCCCAGTGCGCCGCCGTCGACGCTGATGACGGGCACCACGACCCAGATCATGCTCGACCTCGCCGATCTCATCCACGGCGCACTGCCCGAGAGCATGGCCGCGTCCCGATCGCGCCTGGCGCGAATGTCGGTCGCCGTGTTCGTCTTCGCGCTGGGATGTGGGACAGCCGCTTTGCTCTATTCACAAGTCGGAATGTGGTGTTTTGCGCTGCCGCCGATCGTTGCGATCGTGCCCCTTGTCATGCAGGAAAGCGCACCCGCCACCGTGCAATGA
- the betB gene encoding betaine-aldehyde dehydrogenase: MRAQPTASHYVNGRYIEDEGGAPLPVIYPATGETIATLHSATPNVLELAIEAARAAQPAWARLKPVERGRILRRAADILRARNADLARIETLDTGKAIQETLVADAPSAADCLEYFAGAVAAFNGEMIDLGGPFAYTRREPLGVCVGIGAWNYPIQIAGWKSAPALAMGNAMVFKPSENTPLSALALAEIYSEAGLPDGLFNVVQGYRDVGAGLVDHDVVAKVSVTGSVPTGRKVLSLAGSKMKHATMELGGKSPLIVFDDADLENAIGGAMLGNFYSTGQICSNGTRVFVQSGLHDRFVERLVERTKKIRIGDPLDLETQMGPLVNKAQQDKVVSYIEAGKQEGASLACGGNVPSLQGFDGGFFIEPTVFSGVTDTMRIAREEIFGPVMSVLKFHGEDEVIERANDTEFGLAAGVFTRDLPRAHRVIAELQAGTCWINAYNLTPVEMPFGGVKQSGIGRENSLAALAHYSQLKSVYVETGDVVAPY, encoded by the coding sequence ATGCGCGCCCAACCCACGGCATCGCATTACGTCAACGGCCGCTACATCGAGGACGAAGGCGGCGCGCCACTGCCCGTGATCTATCCGGCGACGGGCGAGACCATCGCCACGCTGCATTCAGCGACGCCCAACGTGCTGGAACTCGCCATCGAGGCGGCACGCGCCGCGCAGCCGGCCTGGGCGCGGCTGAAGCCGGTCGAACGCGGCCGCATCCTGCGCCGCGCAGCCGACATCCTGCGGGCGCGCAATGCCGATCTGGCCCGTATCGAGACGCTCGACACCGGCAAGGCGATCCAGGAGACGCTGGTGGCCGACGCCCCTTCGGCCGCCGACTGCCTGGAATATTTCGCCGGCGCGGTCGCCGCCTTCAACGGCGAGATGATCGATCTCGGCGGACCCTTCGCCTACACGCGGCGCGAGCCGCTCGGCGTGTGCGTCGGCATCGGCGCCTGGAATTATCCGATCCAGATCGCCGGCTGGAAATCGGCGCCGGCTTTGGCCATGGGCAATGCCATGGTGTTCAAGCCGTCGGAAAACACCCCGCTTTCGGCGCTGGCGCTGGCCGAAATCTACTCGGAGGCTGGACTGCCGGATGGGCTGTTCAATGTCGTACAGGGTTACCGCGATGTCGGCGCCGGCCTCGTCGATCATGATGTCGTGGCAAAGGTCTCGGTGACCGGCTCGGTGCCGACCGGCCGCAAGGTGCTGTCGCTTGCCGGCTCGAAGATGAAGCACGCGACGATGGAGCTCGGCGGCAAGTCGCCGCTGATCGTCTTCGACGACGCCGATCTCGAAAACGCCATCGGCGGCGCCATGCTCGGCAATTTTTACTCGACCGGGCAGATCTGCTCCAACGGCACACGCGTCTTCGTGCAGAGCGGCCTGCATGATCGCTTCGTCGAACGGCTGGTCGAGCGGACGAAAAAGATCCGCATCGGCGATCCGCTCGATCTCGAAACGCAGATGGGGCCGCTGGTCAACAAGGCGCAGCAGGACAAGGTCGTGTCCTATATCGAAGCCGGCAAGCAGGAAGGGGCCAGCCTCGCCTGCGGCGGCAACGTGCCGTCACTGCAGGGTTTCGACGGCGGCTTCTTCATCGAGCCGACGGTGTTTTCAGGCGTCACCGACACCATGCGCATCGCGCGCGAGGAGATATTCGGGCCGGTGATGAGCGTGCTCAAATTCCACGGCGAGGACGAGGTGATCGAGCGCGCCAACGACACCGAATTCGGGCTGGCCGCCGGCGTGTTCACGCGCGACCTGCCGCGCGCGCATCGGGTGATCGCCGAGTTGCAGGCCGGCACTTGCTGGATCAACGCCTATAATCTGACGCCCGTGGAAATGCCGTTCGGCGGCGTCAAGCAATCCGGCATAGGGCGGGAGAATTCGCTGGCCGCGCTGGCGCATTATTCGCAATTGAAGTCTGTCTATGTCGAGACGGGGGATGTAGTGGCCCCCTACTGA
- a CDS encoding AGE family epimerase/isomerase, giving the protein MSQRIVSFVMSGGVGSRLWPLSREDNPKQFHDFSGDGSMLAKTLRRLAARPQGETPIFLIAAERHADRVHADLAGLDLAGGGPLFEPTGRNTAAAAALASLRTLSEYGDELVLVVPSDHEISTPRQFWQSIEAGAGAANAGRLVVFGLKPTQPETGYGYIEVGAGKDGVFDVSRFVEKPDLATAQAYLDAGSFYWNTGIFLFRAGAMRDAFAAHEPKIWRATEAAYKAATSDLSGLYMPLELYSAIPSTSIDYAIMERAKDIAMVPAGFRWNDLGSWQSLLNVGPSDGQGNVIVGDVVAIDCENSYIRSEGRLLSAIGMKDVAIVSTADATFVAPVSHSQHVKKVVEQLEKSGRLETRFTPAHDRVIESGAWRRRVRHWLFEETLPLWSTIGVDERHGGFHEALGFDASPLMKPKRMRTQARQVYAFAVAKERGWDGPADTLIAHGIDFMAGQGRTDKGGWVRTLNIDGSVADPVEDAYDHSCVLLALAHAHMSGHPDALRLGEETFAFLDAHLEDARMTGFLETSDGEGERRSNPHMHLLEAFLAWHRATGDRAYLRRAARIIDLFRSHFFDPESWTLGEYFDAGWKPAAGDKGAWTEPGHHFEWASLLIDFAARSGQTELGGFARKLYASAIANGLNRATGLAYGAVSRQGVPLDTVSRSWPQAEAVKAAIALDGSGGPDLKPEIEARVGRLFRWHIDPAPLGLWIDCIDERGRSLASDVPASIFYHLVYALTQYLDGTSDKS; this is encoded by the coding sequence ATGAGCCAGCGCATCGTCAGTTTCGTCATGAGCGGCGGCGTCGGCTCGCGGCTGTGGCCGCTGTCGCGCGAGGACAACCCCAAGCAGTTCCACGATTTCTCGGGCGACGGCTCGATGCTGGCTAAGACCTTGCGCCGGCTGGCGGCGCGCCCGCAAGGCGAGACACCGATTTTCCTGATCGCCGCGGAACGTCACGCCGACCGCGTCCATGCCGACCTTGCCGGTCTCGATCTGGCCGGCGGCGGACCGCTGTTCGAGCCGACAGGTCGCAACACGGCAGCCGCGGCGGCGCTTGCCAGCTTGCGCACGCTCTCCGAATATGGCGACGAGCTGGTGCTGGTGGTGCCGTCCGACCACGAAATATCGACGCCTCGTCAGTTCTGGCAAAGCATCGAGGCGGGCGCCGGCGCGGCAAATGCCGGCCGGCTCGTTGTGTTCGGCCTGAAACCGACACAGCCCGAGACCGGCTATGGCTATATCGAGGTCGGGGCCGGCAAGGACGGCGTCTTCGACGTCTCGCGCTTCGTCGAAAAGCCCGATCTCGCCACCGCGCAGGCCTATCTGGACGCCGGCAGCTTCTACTGGAACACCGGTATCTTCCTGTTCCGCGCCGGCGCCATGCGCGACGCCTTCGCGGCCCATGAACCGAAAATCTGGCGGGCGACGGAGGCCGCCTACAAGGCTGCGACCAGCGATCTGTCCGGCCTCTACATGCCGCTGGAACTCTATTCCGCGATCCCGTCGACCTCGATCGACTACGCCATCATGGAACGCGCGAAAGACATCGCCATGGTGCCGGCCGGCTTCCGCTGGAACGATCTCGGTTCATGGCAGTCGCTGCTCAATGTCGGCCCGTCCGATGGGCAGGGCAATGTCATCGTCGGAGACGTCGTCGCCATCGATTGCGAGAACTCCTATATCCGCAGCGAGGGGCGCCTGCTGTCGGCGATCGGCATGAAGGACGTGGCGATCGTCTCCACCGCCGACGCCACTTTCGTCGCGCCGGTCAGCCACAGCCAGCACGTCAAGAAGGTCGTCGAGCAGTTGGAGAAATCCGGCCGGCTCGAAACCAGGTTCACGCCGGCGCATGACCGCGTCATCGAGAGCGGCGCCTGGCGGCGGCGCGTGCGCCACTGGCTGTTCGAGGAGACGCTGCCGCTATGGTCTACCATTGGCGTCGACGAGCGCCATGGCGGCTTCCACGAGGCGCTGGGCTTCGACGCCTCGCCGCTGATGAAACCCAAGCGCATGCGCACGCAGGCGCGTCAGGTCTATGCTTTCGCGGTCGCCAAGGAGCGCGGCTGGGATGGCCCGGCGGACACGCTGATTGCGCACGGCATCGACTTCATGGCAGGTCAGGGCCGCACCGACAAAGGCGGCTGGGTACGCACGCTCAACATCGACGGCTCGGTCGCCGATCCGGTCGAGGATGCCTACGACCATTCCTGCGTGCTTCTGGCGCTGGCCCACGCCCATATGTCAGGCCATCCCGATGCGTTGCGGCTCGGCGAGGAGACGTTCGCCTTCCTCGATGCGCATCTGGAAGATGCCCGCATGACCGGCTTTCTGGAAACCTCCGACGGCGAGGGCGAGCGCCGCTCCAACCCGCACATGCATCTGCTCGAAGCCTTCCTTGCCTGGCACCGGGCGACCGGAGACCGCGCCTATCTGCGCCGCGCCGCGCGCATCATCGATCTTTTCCGCAGCCATTTCTTCGACCCGGAAAGCTGGACGTTGGGCGAATATTTCGACGCCGGCTGGAAGCCCGCCGCCGGCGACAAGGGCGCCTGGACCGAGCCCGGCCACCATTTCGAATGGGCCTCGCTGCTCATCGATTTCGCCGCCCGCAGCGGCCAGACGGAGCTCGGCGGCTTCGCCAGGAAACTCTATGCCTCGGCGATCGCCAACGGCCTCAACCGCGCCACCGGCCTTGCCTATGGCGCCGTCTCGCGCCAGGGCGTGCCGCTCGACACGGTCTCGCGCAGCTGGCCACAGGCCGAAGCGGTGAAGGCGGCGATCGCGCTCGACGGGTCTGGCGGCCCGGATCTCAAGCCGGAGATCGAGGCGCGCGTCGGCCGGCTGTTCCGCTGGCACATCGACCCGGCGCCGCTGGGCTTGTGGATCGACTGCATCGACGAACGCGGCCGCTCACTGGCGAGCGACGTGCCGGCCAGTATCTTCTACCATCTGGTCTATGCGCTGACGCAGTATCTGGATGGCACCAGCGATAAGTCGTAG